A single Cyclopterus lumpus isolate fCycLum1 chromosome 15, fCycLum1.pri, whole genome shotgun sequence DNA region contains:
- the pcca gene encoding propionyl-CoA carboxylase alpha chain, mitochondrial isoform X2, giving the protein MGDKIESKLIAKAATVNTIPGYDGVVKTVEEAVKISQDIGYPVMIKASAGGGGKGMRIAWNDEETREGFRFSSQEAASSFGDDRLLIEKFIDNPRHIEIQVLADKHGNALWLNERECSIQRRNQKVVEEAPSTFLDAATRRAMGEQAVQLAKAVQYSSAGTVEFLVDSNKNFYFLEMNTRLQVEHPITECITGLDLVEQMIRVAKGYKLQHKQEDIPINGWAIESRVYAEDPYKSFGLPSIGRLSRYQEPLNLSNVRVDSGIQEGSDISIYYDPMISKLVTYGATRAEALASMEDALDNYVIRGVTHNISLLREIITHPRFISGDISTNFLPEVYPDGFKGHQLEADSRRELLAAAAALHITAQLRSQRVLGDLRVSSSPVECSHWELCVELEEGRHHVDVTKSGKVYTVEMDGVKVEVDGQWNLASPLLPLAINGTHRMLQCLSRDASGKIVLQYLGTSFKVRVLSKLAAQLNSYMPEKVPEDTSSLLRSPMPGAVVTVSVKPGDSVAEGQEICVIEAMKMQNSLTAARQAKVKSVHCKPGETVGEGDLLVELE; this is encoded by the exons ATGGGAGATAAAATTGAGAGCAAGTTGATCGCTAAGGCTGCTACGGTCAACACCATTCCAGGGTACGATGGAGTCGTCAAg acTGTTGAGGAAGCTGTGAAGATCTCACAGGACATTG GATATCCAGTGATGATCAAAGCGtcggcaggaggaggagggaaaggaatgAGGATTGCTTGGAATGATGAGGAGACAAG ggaaGGCTTCCGGTTCTCGTCCCAGGAGGCAGCGTCCAGCTTTGGAGACGACCGGCTGCTCATCGAGAAGTTCATAGACAACCCCAGACACATTGAGATCCAG GTGCTGGCTGATAAACATGGGAACGCTCTGTGGTTGAATGAGAGGGAATGCTCCatccagaggaggaaccagaaGGTGGTGGAAGAAGCTCCCAG TACTTTCCTGGACGCGGCGACGCGGCGGGCGATGGGCGAGCAGGCGGTGCAGCTGGCCAAGGCGGTGCAGTACTCCTCGGCTGGCACCGTGGAGTTCCTGGTGGATTCGAATAAGAACTTCTACTTCCTGGAAATGAACACACgactacag GTGGAGCATCCAATCACAGAATGCATCACCGGCCTGGACCTGGTTGAGCAGATGATCAGGGTTGCCAAGGGTTACAAACTGCAGCACAAACAGGAAGATATCCCAATAAACGGCTGGGCCATTGAGAGTCGAGTCTACGCTGAG GATCCGTACAAGTCTTTTGGGCTTCCCTCCATCGGACGGCTGTCTCGATACCAAGAGCCACTCAACCTCAgcaat GTCCGTGTAGACAGTGGAATCCAGGAGGGAAGTGACATCAGCATCTACTACGATCCCATGATCTCTAAG ctgGTTACCTATGGAGCGACGCGAGCTGAAGCTCTCGCCAGTATGGAGGACGCTCTGGATAACTACGTCATCAGAG GTGTCACCCACAACATTTCTCTCCTGCGGGAAATCATCACCCACCCCCGATTCATCTCTGGCGACATCAGCACCAACTTCCTGCCGGAGGTCTACCCCGATGGCTTTAAGGgtcaccagctggaggcggaCAGTCGCAGGGAGCTgctggcggcggcggcggcgctccACATCACCGCTCAGCTGCGCTCCCAGAGGGTCCTGGGCGACCTGAG GGTGTCTTCCTCCCCTGTGGAGTGCAGCCACTGGGAGCTGTGTGTGGAGCTGGAGGAAGGACGCCATCATGTGGATGTGACCAAATCAGGAAAGGTTTACACT GTGGAGATGGATGGAGTAAAGGTGGAAGTCGATGGGCAGTGGAACCTGGCCTCCCCACTGCTCCCACTCGCCATCAACGGCACACACAGGATGCTCCAG TGTCTGTCCAGAGATGCTTCAGGAAAGATTGTCCTACAGTACCTCGGCACATCG TTTAAGGTGCGCGTTCTGTCCAAGTTGGCTGCACAGTTGAACTCCTACATGCCAGAGAAGGTCCCAGAAGACACCAGCAGCCTGCTGCGTTCACCGATGCCCGGCGCCGTGGTGACCGTGTCCGTCAAGCCCGGAGACTCG